NNNNNNNNNNNNNNNNNNNNNNNNNNNNNNNNNNTCGCCTCCCTGGTAGCGTCCCTGGTCGGTGAGCATTTTTTGTTCCGGCACCCCCCGCCTAAAGTGCGCCGTTTAGGCGGGCCGTTGGATTTTGCATAGTATGAAAGTCCGGAACGGGGGCTCGGATCGCCATGAACGGGGTGCCGATCGATTGGCCGGCTCGCGGAGAGCGCGTGTGCTGAATTTGAGACGTAAGGATTCATAAATGGCGATTTTGGCAAAGTATGGCGGCCATCTTGTTTTCGCGAAATTGGCCATTTTTTTGGCGTACCTGGTAATTGCTGAAGGTCTAGAGCATTTTTTGTTCGAACACCACCCCTCCGCGAGCCACCGTTTCTGCGGGCCGCCGGGCGTCGAGCTGGTCTTCGAGCGCGGCGAGTTCTCTATATTTTTCCGCGGGTCGATTGCGGCTCCTCTATACGTTCGTGTCAAAATTACCTCCACTTTTCGCCCGGTTTCCGAGAAAAgcgatgtcagtcagtcagtgggtgtgtagctttatatagtataataataaggaGCGACtacaaaaatttacttttcgACAAAGTCCGATAGGTTGCGTGCCAAGACTGGCTCTAAAAGCTTAAACCAAGAAGATCTTAACGTCTTCGGTTGATTCTCTAAGTATCGGAGGaagtaataaatcaaaaaaaattaagaaaataaaaactattaccTAAAAATACACGAGCTTTAAGAACTAAACGCAACGCAAGCAATAAAAGCAAAGAGAACTTCGATagcttatattttatcttatgcacaattattaaaatagaaaatgaatgattgcgaaaattatttatgtaaaatattttatactagctgtgccccacggtttcacccgcgtaagtccgtatcccgtaggaataagggagaaaaatttgcctatgtgttataccagttgtccagctatctacgtaccaaattacattgcaatcagttcagtagtttttgcatgaaagcgcaacaaacacacacacatctttacaaactttcgcatttataatattagttttatatctataGGAACTTATGACTACTACGGACTCAATCATTACACCAGTCGCGTCATTCGCTCAAGACAACCAGGCGAACAAATTGGACCATGGATCTTCTATGGATGCCCAGAGTTGGATGCCGTTTTAGAAACGCCGAAATCGTGGCCGACTACTGATGCGGATGACGTCGTTGTAAGTGCTTTTATGTTATAGAATATAGACTGATGAGCATATAGACAGAGTACTAAAGTACTTTTCATGTAATTGATTATACTTTATAACATACAGGTAGATAGTTCCCTTCAGGTTTTTAACGGTATAGTTTTGAACATATAGACAGtactaaaatattgattatactttatattataaaatacaggtTTTTAACGGTGAAATGTCCTTCGGTGAAAGTAGAGGGTATATTACTGGGATACATACGGTTCAAAGTTAATGTAATCTGTGGCTTcattttttcacaatttgaATGAAGTGTCGTTCTATCCACTTAAGAGTAATATCACGTAAACGGTTATATGCTCGTCTTGGCTCTCAATAGGATCAGGGAGTGTAATCACAATATCGCACTAACACTATAAATCTGGAagtctgtttgtttggatgtttgtcaatcacgctgaaactactgaacgaattttgatgaaattaggTATAAGCTAAACTAAATGCTCtccctttaaataaaacaggaatcttgatatccggacgaagccgggacgagcgtctagttccaagataaacaaatataatcacTTCCTTGGGACGTACCTATTTATGAGactcaattgaaaaaaattctgGGAGAGAGTAAGAAAATCTGCGGTTGCTTGATTgctctttaaataatataaagttgaagagtttgtttgaaagcgctaatatcaagaactactggaccgatttaaaaattcaccTTTATGagtgtaaaaatgtaatctctgagtgctataggctatacatgtaccacggacgcAGCCGCAGAAAAATTTCCATAATATCACTTTGGGAAACCTTCATGATAAATTTAAGTAACTGTTTCCAGATGTATCCTGAAGGAATTCGTAGGCAATTAGAGTGGCTACATCAGAAGTATGGGAATATAACCTTCCTGATTACGGAGAACGGCTGCGCAAGTCGTGGTGATGATAATGACGAGGACAGAAtagcttttattaaaagttatttagagcaggtaaaattttaatttattaagttatgccgttaaaattaaaagagttTTATTGTGAAGACATCAGAATGAATGCGTTCTCAAATTATCAATTATGAAATagacattttatacaaatcagaatgtaaaatggaataaaaatgaCCCCAGTATATGACTATAATACCATTCTTGTAAAAGCAGTAAAAGCAGTGGCTCAATGGTAAAGATCTTGGTCTTAAATTCGATAAGAAGGGGGGTTCGGGACTAGGCGAGTGTGCAGGAAATAGATTGATTTGtgaatttatctgcgcatgtggatagcatcatcactgctcgaaacggtgaaggaaaacgtcATGTCCGAGATACATAAGTTTGACGACacacatctgccaacctgcacctTGGCCAACGTGGTTGATTATGGCCTAAAAATCTcgaaactatattttatgtgcAAAGAAGTTCTAATGTACCTTTAATAATAACGACTGTCTTTGTTTTTCAGGTATCCATTGCTATTAAAGAAGGCATTAACGTAGAAGGTTACACAGTGTGGTCCCTGATGGATAACTTTGAATGGCTCTTTGGTTACAAGTAAGTGTTTATAAGTTTAGATCGATGCTAACTGGCAACACtaacatataaaatcaaaataacgaATGAAAGACATGGTAGGTAATCATGttcacgtaaaaaaaaaagttttaatctgtgtattatttatattttcagaacTAAATACGGGTTATACAAAGTCGACTTCAATGATCCTCAGCGAAGAAGGACACCGCGTGCATCTGCTCATTTTTACGCGAACATAATCAAAGCCAGAAATACAGACGTCCCGACCAGTCAAACACCTAAAAGACAAGAATATCATAATCACTCCAACGCAAGAAgtcttcatataaatatattattactcatTTTATTCTGgttaagtgttaaataaatttcactcGCAAATCATTCTTGTTCTTTACGCGAATCCGAATAAAgtacaatttctttaaaaaactaCAATTGAATAACATTATAGAAGTGATAGATAGAAATACGTCAAGTACaagtatttcttttaatgCTCTTAGTCTTATCGACATAGAATAAAAGTTTaacttaatgtataatacaacaataagCAACAAGACTGTTCATCActttaaatgcataataaacgttaacttaattttaattatcaatggAATCAGGACATAATATATGCAAAAACTCATCTCTTACCCTATGCATATACTTTAGCTTTCCCTTCCCCTTCCCACcaactttaattattcttcttcttcttctttctattgcagatttaaataataccacAGACAATATAATACGTAAATTATTGTCATCTGTAATAATACTCTATAATGGTAATTCCACTGTCCACTCCTACCCCTGAAGTTATATGATACGATGCGATATAGAATAGAAagatacaaagaaaaaagtatacataagaataacaataaagaaatcaagaaaaataagaacaaattttgaaacaatggTTCGTTTGctgagataaaataataagtataagcGATTGTAGTCAAACGAGAATCGTTTGACTACAATAACCATTTTTTACAGTGCATGATTAAACTCGAGTTGCCATCTGTTATTGAGTTCGATTGAGATTTATTGGTAAGGATTTGAGGGCCCTGGAGCACTGCCCCGCCTAGCCCATGGTAGCTACGCCACTGCTGCCAAAAGTAGTTGTTTATACTTGTATATGATAtgattacatacattttacagtgtacatacattttattgtctttGACGGTATCttacattttgataataaaatataattaaggaaGGGTTTAATGAGAACGactttcttataataaaaacatgtttattacaaaaccatttattgaataatacaaattgGACTTTTTAAAGTTGTACCaagtacttataaatataggtGAAGATGCAtcaatttgtaaatatgttttatttatatttttatgatataaaatttaaaatttcaagcTTAACAACTAGCTTTCATACCTATAACTAGGtacttatgtaaatttaaaaattgtataaatgcataagtataaaattgtagaattattatgacattattttaaaataacaaagaatggcataaacaaattttatttgtatttattggcGTTATTTTTCCTCCTTTTTCAAACGTCAATTAAGTCTTGAGGCTCTAtagtctatataaaattatgtataaatcgagatcttaaaattaaaataatagcaccggaatatgtataaaaatataaatcaattatgcATTTCCAAcatggtaaataaatttatatcatactcATATGCTTTCATATCAAACCTCTTACCTAATAAAATTGTCATGATGACTAAATATGTCATgagtcaaatatttaaaaatggaatataatattaaaaaaaaaaaacgtacatGTTACATGTTCGTATTTTGACTAACACACCCTAATCGTCCAtaccaaatatattaaaatcaccCGCGTCTAACTCTAACTCTTCAGATCTCTCTTCCATTCTCTTCTTGGACGCCTCAGCTTTTAATTCTTCGATATCTTTATAGGTGTGTCCCTGTTTGTCCTTCTCTATATCAGCACCGCACTCTACTAAATAGTTAACTACTTCCGAGTGACCTTTCAGAGCCGCGTAATGCAATGCcgtcattttattatcttcatttttaatattaatattagccATATTTACTGTCAATTCTTTAATGACATCTAGGTTTCCATTCATAGCAGCGTAGTGAATAGCTGCATTACCATTGTCATCGACATGGTTTATGTCAACTTTTTCTAGTATACTCGCGAGATTATCAATATctccatttattttaaccgCTTCAATAAGCTTCAATTTCGCTTCAATTTCCTGTTCTTTCAATTGCTTTGCGATACTCCACTTATGCGCTGCATATTCGGGTATTAGATGTAAATAATTCTGCCAGTGTTTTGACTctttaaatttagtaaataattccTTTTCTTTGTCAGTAATACTGACAGTATTGTAAATGTTACCATCATTGTCTATGTTCTCAAAGCAAAATCCGCCgcattttaaatcatatattgCTTGTACTGATTCCAAATCTTCAACAAATTCAAatgacttatttattatttccccTGGAAGATCATTCGTATCCAAAACTTCGCCGATTACTTCAAGCAAGGCGTTACCGTGCGCTAAGACGTTAcgcatatttatttcagtcaGTAATTTGTTCTGTTTCTGTATTGTCGCTATTCTCTTACATTTAGCAGATATATTCAGTAGATCAATTAGGATCATTTCCAAACAAATTCTAAATTgtgcattatatttatattgtactacaaaaaagtctcggtgttgcttgtttattatatttgaaagaaaggTTATCCTTtccaaataacattttaacaattcAGGGTCTCGATCTGCAACATGCAAAGTACGGATAATTTTCGCCGACTGTTCATCAAATGGCTCTATTGCCAATGCTGTATTTACGTTTTTTTCCATATCGGTACAAAAGTCGTTTCCAATCTTACAAAACATTGGTCCATCGCTTCTACGACACTCGGGAATGttattggaaatatatttaatttcctctTCGGTTATGAATTGTTTCATATTAAGAATTgcattaaattctttaatgcCATCAAATGCGTGAACAACACTTATATTTGAGGACAGAGGTTTTGGCGAGCAGTGTTGTTCTATTAGCTTAAGTAAACTCTCAACATTAACTTTCATATCTTTATGCTTGTATCCATTCCTACAAAGTTGTTTGTATTTGTCTGTGAACATACTGAATTTTAATTCTGCATTTGTTGCATCAAAACTCTTCGTCTTTATAATCAAGAATTCAAATAGTCTCTCTATAAGGTCCCACAATACTTCGACATCTGTATAATTGTCGATAAAATTAGACATAGTGTTACGAGTCTCAGCATTATTTGTAGATTTCAAGagttgttttaaatgaatcatATCTTGAGAATTAGGATAATCacttaacatattattagctaacgtatttttcaaattattccaTCGATCACTCTGATATATAACCTTTTGGAGTAAGTcgttaataacttttttatagtgATTGAAATGTTTTGACAAGAACATATGTATCCGTCTAATTTCTTGGCCATTTTTCTTATCAAGCATATTAAAATCATGGTTTATATGACCAACTTCTATCATAAGGCTTCTGGATAAACCATGTTTACTCCATGTCtcagtataaaatttatctaaaaatatccTTTCCATTAAATGATACATACAACCTCCCAAAAACTGGGAATAGCaagaatacaaataattaggTAAATCGATTTTGCTTTCTATTGCCTCTCTTCTAGCTGACAAAATGTTGATACCGAACCTAATAAGAGATCTATTCACAAAATATCTATTGATACTAATCACCTTTCGTATTGCATCTTTTAGATGTAACAAATCTTGTAAGACTTTTTCGAAAATGTCTTCACCGTGTTTAGCGATCTCCATTCGCCAaagaattttacatttttttgccTTACTTAGATAATctcttatattgtttaaactaTCCACAACATCTATTGGTACTTCCGCAACTATCAAAGCGCGTGTCGTTGGATCTAAATTCATACTTTCTTTTGTGCTTTTAAGAAATTCCCCGACAACTTGCAAAATTCTCTCTAGTAATAGTTGCGCTCTCtgcttttccttttttatatctgAAACAGAAGGAAGTTCCTGGAGGTAGCGCAACatcttttttaaagaataatcaTCTCTCATTTCAGGACATGGTGTGAGCGATTGGATTTCTTCATCGGAGAATTTCGAGTTCTTGGGTCTTATATTTTTCTCTAAGATTGGTTTATTTAGctcttctttaaaattacgtaacatttcaataaagtGGTCTCTCTCTAAGTACAACACTAGAAATCTTATCAACCCTCCCATGTCCACTGAACAGGGTATTGGATACGTGTGGACCTCCTCATTTTCGATTGTCGAGATACAATCACTCTCTAGTGTACTAGTTCTTGACAAATAAAAGGACCACTTCGTCCTAAAATGGTAAATAAAGTGATACAGCTTTGACTCTAATTTctgatacatattattttccattataagtcttttctttaataaatgtatattgtcTAAAATTAATAGACATATATTATAGTCCATTTTCCAAAAAAAGGTTTTGAACATATAGAATGCCTGGGCTTTCCAGTACAGTGATATACCATCATCatcttgtttcattttatccaaacaaattgataaaactcttttagaataaatttcgacttgtttaaaaataatattaataatctcTTTAATAAGATCTATTTCACGGAGAATAGATCTATTGTAATCTGATATATCTTTCCAATCcctaattttctttttaacctCGCTTAACTGTTCATATAAAGCAATTtggaattcattaaaaatgacAATGCATTTAATTTCGGCCAATGTTTGTGGATGGCTGGATTTGATAGCTGTAGTTCTCTTGAAATATTCTTCGGCGTTGGTTAACAGAATACAGAGATTACTCAAATTTTCGTTATCATTCACACTGCTCGCCTCATTGTAAACCCAATGAAGATCACCAGCCCAGTAGTCATAGAACCTTTCCAATAGTACTTCATTCCCACTACACATGCAGTTGAAGAATGTGCGTTCTATTGTTAAATTACGTTGTGCTTTATCCATCGGAGACAGATATGGCAAAAGCTCAGTTTGTTCCAGAAGATAATCAAGCATTTTCACTTGGGAATGTTTGCTTATACAGCTAAATATATCAAACTtgctttttgtaattaattgctGTATTAATGGTTTATTATCAACAGTATTTAaagtattgattaaaatattgaatgtcaATATATCACTCTTTTGTATAACTTCAATAAActtcttgtatattttaattatttctttagacAAGGAGTCAGTACCACAATTTGTGAGGTCTTCTACAATATTGTCTGCTCCTTGCCTTGATGTCCCTGGATGATCCATTGTTACTGTAAATGATACCTGAACATTAAATACTTGAAATGTTcaaacgataaataaataagtacaaataaaataacacaactaaaataatattcacattaACAACATACAATTCAGAAAACTTTcacctttaaattaaatatatgttcagTTCTGAATTCTTTTGAATATCTATCAACATCTGAATTCTTCtagtttgatattaaaatataaaagatggttctattttaataactaactAAAAGAATTCAGAAGTTGAAAGaaattgaaagaataaaagagAATAGAATGGTTTGTGAACTATCTGCTtttgaaaattacatatttttcattgtctattttattaacaacatacaacaaattatctatataaatttattatagaataaataaatgaaaataaaactaggaataaaacatttaacatacttattcctatattatatgaacataAAATGTCTAATTAAAATAGGAGACTAATTCTCAAATTTTCTTTGCTTGTTTATGGATGAATCTACAATAAGAAGTTTTACATTCATAGAGGGGATGGCCAAAGAGAAAAGTTGGAGTTAATTCATAAGaccatgatattatattttcaacccATGTTCATGTCATGGCAAGCtgcaaaatatgtatatattttattattttatcaaaggccaacataaatacttattacatcacaggaaataattaaacacatcaatatttaaaaaagtaatgaattcaacttttgctaaaaatataattacccTATTAAATAATCAGACTATCACATTACAGTCTTCAtttcgaatataaatattaaatacccaTATATgtggataaattatattgccaATTGCCATTGCACattcattaaacaataaaatatttttttactactataaatgtttgattaaGAAAACTAGGTTCAATTCAAGTCAGACTTGGATAAACAGGAGATTAGTAGTAACAATAACCCTTCCATATTACTATTAGCATTATAGAAAAAGTACTGTGTAATAGAATACTATTTTCAACAATGAAATACAGTAGATCTTAAGATATGAGGTCTATATggttaaacattataattactagAAAAGATTATCTCAATGCAAAGATAAAgacttttaatagaaaatatatagagAATGAGATATTGATGCATGCTAAGTTCAAAAATTAACTATTGTATCAATCTAGCAACTTAACGATTAGCTTAACTATTTACTTTGTATaaggataatattattttttacgaacCGGTTGAAGTGGCCAGAAATTTGTACCCACTTTTCACGCTTCAGACAAATGACCACTCAACACTACAATCTATAAAACCCATGCTATATTTTTGCAGACGCTATAggtatatagtttattaaatatgtgtatatgtgCAAGTtgacaacataatatataacttgcTCTGTGGACTGTGGTTCCCGCTTCCCGATGACTCATAGTACTTTTCACAGAGTAAGTTGGTATACTTTTACTTAGCATTATAgcacatattacatatacagTGATTTGTACACATATTGTTGAATGTTGAATCCAGATAAGTGATAAATTGCAAACAAACTTgtcatattattgtttgtttatttgtattttgtaagaaGTGAGAACTGTCAAGTGTCTTTTTCTAAGAAGGCAACTCACACTCTAAAAGGGCTAGACAAGGCTAAAAATGTAGGAAATGTGGTCACGAATACAACGAACGCTAAAAAGTGGAAGTTTTTCTGGTTCGATTATAATTACGTGATATTTAGAAGTTTTAGTtctatgtcatcgtcggcaatggagctggctGATGGTAGGTGGTAAGTGCTACcttcgcccatgaacattttgagAGGCGTCAGGTTCATTGCATAAACCGTTGCATAAAAGCTCTgtctttttccttttttatggCTATGAGTAATTTTGCTGTTTTATGACAAATGTCTTTTGTCAACTATAGTTCGGCCGTTCATAGAATGCGTTCCTGACACATCGCGAATGAACTGACGACGTGACTTTGTAATGGCGTtgcagtaaaaataaaaatatttttgctggTTGTTTACCGTTTTAACAATTGatgagcattaaaaaaaaattattatatcaataatcaatgaatgttataattttgtgccAAACTGAGTGTCAAATAACttggtaaacaatatttttctaaatctatACTGCGCTATTACAAGGTTATGTCAGCGCTTCATATTTGTAGTGCTGTGCTAAAAATAACAGGCAAGTATCGTTATCTGTTCTTATAcagttatacttataatataaaataatacgttttgtttttctttttaagaatttgaaaataatggactataaaataacttttatgaaatataaaaatataattattattgataataatataattatacatgtaggcgaagatgatgatgaagacaCCACCTCCTCAAGCGAATCGgagtcaattttattatatgaattacttttttttggtttccacttaaataacgaaaatataaattttaaatgattccgccaatttaaaacaaaatagtcTTAAAATAATGCGGCGGTTCATTTTGGAGGAACGGTAACGAACTCAGTGTTATGTTGTGCCCATCACTAGTCGTGACTAACTGACAGGTGTCAGGAACGCATTCTCTGAACGGCCGAAGTATAGTTGTTATTTTGTCAATTACTGGTGTCACTTGTCaatgtcaaattatattattttgctcTTCGAGTTGCGATTAATGAATAACGCTATTACGATTTCGAATGGGaactagtaaaaaaa
This DNA window, taken from Zerene cesonia ecotype Mississippi chromosome 26, Zerene_cesonia_1.1, whole genome shotgun sequence, encodes the following:
- the LOC119836936 gene encoding uncharacterized protein LOC119836936, which produces MDHPGTSRQGADNIVEDLTNCGTDSLSKEIIKIYKKFIEVIQKSDILTFNILINTLNTVDNKPLIQQLITKSKFDIFSCISKHSQVKMLDYLLEQTELLPYLSPMDKAQRNLTIERTFFNCMCSGNEVLLERFYDYWAGDLHWVYNEASSVNDNENLSNLCILLTNAEEYFKRTTAIKSSHPQTLAEIKCIVIFNEFQIALYEQLSEVKKKIRDWKDISDYNRSILREIDLIKEIINIIFKQVEIYSKRVLSICLDKMKQDDDGISLYWKAQAFYMFKTFFWKMDYNICLLILDNIHLLKKRLIMENNMYQKLESKLYHFIYHFRTKWSFYLSRTSTLESDCISTIENEEVHTYPIPCSVDMGGLIRFLVLYLERDHFIEMLRNFKEELNKPILEKNIRPKNSKFSDEEIQSLTPCPEMRDDYSLKKMLRYLQELPSVSDIKKEKQRAQLLLERILQVVGEFLKSTKESMNLDPTTRALIVAEVPIDVVDSLNNIRDYLSKAKKCKILWRMEIAKHGEDIFEKVLQDLLHLKDAIRKVISINRYFVNRSLIRFGINILSARREAIESKIDLPNYLYSCYSQFLGGCMYHLMERIFLDKFYTETWSKHGLSRSLMIEVGHINHDFNMLDKKNGQEIRRIHMFLSKHFNHYKKVINDLLQKVIYQSDRWNNLKNTLANNMLSDYPNSQDMIHLKQLLKSTNNAETRNTMSNFIDNYTDVEVLWDLIERLFEFLIIKTKSFDATNAELKFSMFTDKYKQLCRNGYKHKDMKVNVESLLKLIEQHCSPKPLSSNISVVHAFDGIKEFNAILNMKQFITEEEIKYISNNIPECRRSDGPMFCKIGNDFCTDMEKNVNTALAIEPFDEQSAKIIRTLHVADRDPELLKCYLERITFLSNIINKQHRDFFVVQYKYNAQFRICLEMILIDLLNISAKCKRIATIQKQNKLLTEINMRNVLAHGNALLEVIGEVLDTNDLPGEIINKSFEFVEDLESVQAIYDLKCGGFCFENIDNDGNIYNTVSITDKEKELFTKFKESKHWQNYLHLIPEYAAHKWSIAKQLKEQEIEAKLKLIEAVKINGDIDNLASILEKVDINHVDDNGNAAIHYAAMNGNLDVIKELTVNMANINIKNEDNKMTALHYAALKGHSEVVNYLVECGADIEKDKQGHTYKDIEELKAEASKKRMEERSEELELDAGDFNIFGMDD